In one Aquificaceae bacterium genomic region, the following are encoded:
- a CDS encoding aconitate hydratase translates to MAKGTVAYKILQNHLVSGRLIPGEEIAIKIDQTLTQDATGTMAYLQFEAMGVDRVKTELSVSYIDHNMLQTDFKNPDDHKYLMSVAKRYGIWLSKPGNGICHQVHVERFAKPGKTLLGSDSHTPTSGGVGMIAIGAGGLDVAAAMAGEPFYLKMPKIVGVKLTGKMPPWVTAKDIILELLRRLTVKGGVGKIFEYFGEGIKELSVPERATITNMGAELGATTSLFPSDEITRAYLRSQGREGDWMGLLPEPDAEYDEVIEINLSELEPLIACPHSPDNVLPVREVEGTKVDQVVIGSCTNSSFVDLTRAGLMLRGKKVHPDVVFAVAPGSKQALELITQNGVLLDFLKAGARILESACGPCIGMGYAPPSGGVSVRSFNRNFEGRSGTPDAKVYLASPEVCVAAAIAGEIVDPRRLAEREGIQWVRVEMPEKFPYGDEAFIPPLPEEEAREVEIYRGPNIKPLPEFDEMPEGIMGEVSLIVGDNITTDHIMPAGAKILPLRSNIYAISEYVYHYVDPEFVSRAKKVRDEKGKASIIVGGENYGQGSSREHAALAPRFLGVRAVIAKSFARIHHANLVNFGIVPLEFVDKEDYNKFSLGDEIEIPEIAERLRAGKEVLVINRATGEEIVCRYNLTPKQVSVLLAGGLLNWIKNKQKVEV, encoded by the coding sequence ATGGCAAAGGGAACGGTGGCTTATAAAATACTTCAGAACCACCTCGTGAGCGGAAGGCTTATCCCCGGAGAGGAGATAGCCATCAAGATAGACCAGACGCTCACTCAGGATGCCACGGGTACCATGGCATACCTGCAGTTTGAGGCAATGGGAGTGGACAGGGTAAAGACAGAGCTTTCTGTAAGCTACATAGACCACAACATGCTCCAGACGGACTTTAAAAATCCCGATGACCACAAGTATCTCATGAGCGTGGCAAAACGCTACGGCATATGGCTTTCAAAGCCCGGCAACGGCATATGCCATCAGGTGCATGTGGAGCGATTTGCAAAGCCCGGCAAAACCCTGCTTGGCTCAGATTCGCATACACCCACCTCCGGTGGTGTGGGTATGATTGCCATAGGTGCAGGGGGACTTGATGTGGCTGCCGCCATGGCAGGTGAGCCTTTTTACCTGAAAATGCCGAAAATAGTAGGTGTAAAGCTAACGGGTAAGATGCCCCCATGGGTTACTGCAAAGGACATAATCCTTGAACTTCTGAGGAGACTTACCGTCAAAGGTGGAGTGGGAAAGATTTTTGAATACTTTGGAGAGGGTATAAAGGAGCTCTCTGTGCCTGAGAGAGCCACCATCACCAACATGGGAGCAGAGCTTGGAGCAACCACATCTCTCTTTCCCTCTGATGAAATTACCAGAGCTTACCTGCGGTCCCAGGGCAGAGAGGGAGACTGGATGGGGCTTCTGCCAGAGCCAGATGCAGAATACGACGAGGTTATTGAGATAAACCTTTCGGAGCTTGAGCCCCTCATAGCCTGTCCACACTCTCCCGACAATGTCCTGCCCGTCAGAGAAGTGGAGGGCACAAAGGTAGACCAGGTGGTCATAGGCTCCTGCACCAACTCTTCCTTTGTGGACCTCACACGGGCAGGGCTAATGCTCAGAGGTAAAAAGGTGCATCCGGACGTGGTATTTGCTGTGGCACCCGGCTCAAAGCAGGCTCTTGAACTCATAACTCAGAACGGGGTGCTTTTGGACTTTCTCAAAGCAGGAGCGAGAATCCTTGAGAGTGCCTGCGGCCCCTGCATAGGCATGGGCTATGCTCCACCAAGCGGGGGTGTTTCTGTGCGTAGCTTTAACAGGAACTTTGAGGGAAGGTCTGGCACGCCCGACGCAAAGGTCTATCTGGCATCTCCAGAGGTATGCGTGGCTGCGGCCATCGCGGGAGAGATAGTAGACCCCAGAAGGCTGGCAGAGAGGGAGGGCATTCAGTGGGTCAGGGTGGAAATGCCCGAAAAGTTCCCATACGGAGATGAAGCCTTTATACCGCCACTACCGGAGGAGGAGGCAAGAGAGGTAGAAATATACAGAGGTCCAAACATAAAGCCCCTTCCGGAGTTTGATGAGATGCCCGAGGGCATAATGGGAGAGGTAAGCCTTATAGTGGGGGACAACATCACCACAGACCACATCATGCCTGCAGGTGCAAAGATACTTCCTCTCAGGTCTAACATATACGCCATAAGCGAGTATGTGTATCACTATGTGGACCCGGAGTTCGTCTCAAGGGCAAAGAAGGTAAGGGATGAGAAGGGCAAGGCTAGCATCATAGTGGGCGGAGAAAACTACGGACAGGGCTCTTCCAGAGAGCATGCGGCTCTGGCTCCCAGATTCCTTGGGGTGCGTGCGGTCATTGCCAAGTCCTTTGCAAGAATTCACCACGCAAACCTTGTAAACTTTGGCATAGTGCCCCTTGAGTTTGTGGATAAGGAAGATTACAACAAGTTCTCCCTTGGAGACGAGATAGAAATTCCAGAAATTGCAGAAAGGCTCAGGGCTGGGAAGGAAGTTTTGGTCATAAACAGGGCCACGGGAGAAGAGATAGTGTGCAGATACAACCTTACCCCAAAACAGGTGTCCGTGCTTCTGGCAGGAGGGCTTCTTAACTGGATAAAGAACAAGCAAAAGGTGGAGGTATAA
- a CDS encoding malate dehydrogenase has protein sequence MKLRKVVSVVGAGNVGEHTASLLALRGHVDVRMFDLPKRDGEKVIEPVKGKALDIQQMLSALNIDGRVEGYSVSPEGEGYEALKDSDLVVITAGFPRRPGMSREDLLDRNISILSVIASKIKEYAPEAIVIVVTNPVDLMTYAVYRILGFEKNRVMGMAGVLDSARFKTFISKEIRISPQDINAYVIGGHGDEMVPLISISNVGGIPLKDMLPREKIQELIKRTQFGGGEIVDLMGTSAYHAPAASIVEMVEAIVTDNKRILPCSVYLDGEVGQYYEAEGLCVGVPVKLGNNGAEEIIKIPMIEEERNMWKKSVESVRKNIAIVEELLNARSAL, from the coding sequence ATGAAACTGCGTAAGGTAGTTTCTGTTGTAGGTGCTGGGAATGTGGGGGAGCACACTGCCAGTCTTCTGGCTCTGAGGGGTCATGTGGACGTGCGCATGTTTGACCTGCCAAAGAGGGATGGGGAAAAGGTCATTGAACCAGTTAAGGGTAAAGCACTCGATATTCAGCAGATGCTTTCCGCTCTCAACATAGATGGAAGAGTGGAGGGCTATTCAGTCTCCCCCGAAGGTGAAGGCTATGAAGCTCTCAAAGACAGCGACCTTGTGGTGATAACCGCAGGCTTTCCGAGGCGTCCGGGCATGTCCAGAGAGGACCTCCTGGACAGAAACATATCCATCCTCTCTGTTATAGCCAGCAAGATAAAGGAGTATGCACCAGAAGCCATAGTTATCGTGGTCACAAACCCAGTGGACCTCATGACCTACGCCGTCTACAGAATACTTGGCTTTGAGAAAAACAGGGTGATGGGTATGGCTGGCGTGCTTGACTCTGCACGTTTCAAAACCTTTATATCAAAGGAGATAAGAATATCACCCCAGGATATAAACGCCTATGTGATAGGCGGACACGGCGATGAGATGGTTCCTCTTATATCCATCTCCAACGTGGGAGGAATACCTTTAAAGGATATGCTTCCAAGGGAGAAGATTCAGGAACTTATAAAAAGGACACAGTTTGGCGGGGGTGAGATAGTGGACCTTATGGGAACATCTGCCTATCACGCACCCGCTGCATCCATAGTGGAGATGGTGGAAGCCATAGTGACCGACAACAAGAGAATCCTTCCCTGTTCTGTATACCTTGATGGTGAGGTGGGGCAGTATTACGAGGCGGAGGGGCTGTGCGTGGGTGTGCCAGTAAAACTTGGCAACAACGGAGCCGAAGAAATCATTAAAATACCCATGATAGAGGAAGAGCGTAATATGTGGAAGAAGTCTGTGGAGTCCGTAAGGAAGAACATAGCAATCGTGGAGGAGCTTTTAAATGCGAGAAGTGCACTATGA
- a CDS encoding fumarate hydratase has product MREVHYEQIVEAVRRIAIKANYELPEDVELAYQSALRREESELGREVLQQILLNIRAAREEQAAYCQDTGVAVVFVELGQEVHVVGGSLEDAINEGVRKAYTEGYLRASMVYDPVFERKNTRDNTPAVIHYRVVPGDRLKLTFAPKGAGSENTSRLAMLKPADGWEGVKRFVLETVKLAGPNACPPFTVGIGIGGTFEYCALLAKKALLRPVGERSSDPVARRIEEELIEEINKIGWGPMGFGGTVTAVDVKVELYPCHIASLPVAVNIQCHASRHAEIEL; this is encoded by the coding sequence ATGCGAGAAGTGCACTATGAGCAGATAGTTGAAGCTGTCAGGCGTATTGCCATAAAGGCAAACTATGAGCTTCCTGAAGATGTGGAGCTCGCCTACCAGTCCGCACTCAGGAGGGAAGAGTCTGAGCTGGGGCGTGAGGTCCTTCAGCAGATTCTCCTCAACATAAGGGCTGCCAGGGAAGAGCAAGCAGCTTACTGTCAGGATACGGGTGTGGCAGTGGTCTTTGTAGAACTTGGACAGGAGGTGCATGTGGTGGGTGGCTCTCTTGAGGACGCCATAAACGAAGGAGTAAGAAAGGCTTACACAGAGGGGTATCTCAGGGCTTCCATGGTCTACGACCCCGTTTTTGAAAGGAAGAACACAAGGGACAACACGCCTGCGGTAATTCATTACAGGGTTGTGCCGGGAGACAGGCTAAAGCTCACCTTTGCACCAAAGGGTGCAGGCTCGGAAAACACCTCAAGGCTCGCCATGCTAAAGCCCGCCGACGGCTGGGAGGGCGTAAAGAGGTTTGTTCTTGAGACGGTCAAACTGGCGGGACCCAACGCCTGCCCACCCTTCACCGTGGGTATTGGTATAGGGGGCACTTTTGAATACTGTGCCCTTCTGGCAAAGAAGGCACTTTTAAGACCGGTGGGAGAAAGGAGCTCAGACCCGGTGGCAAGAAGGATAGAAGAGGAACTCATAGAGGAGATTAATAAGATAGGCTGGGGACCCATGGGCTTTGGTGGAACGGTTACTGCGGTGGATGTAAAGGTGGAACTCTACCCCTGCCATATAGCCTCCCTACCGGTGGCAGTCAACATCCAGTGCCACGCAAGCAGGCACGCAGAGATAGAGCTGTGA
- a CDS encoding DUF4382 domain-containing protein: MKGLWLKAFVSFASYSLISSCGGGGGGSPTIRADLYITDAQENTYQSVIVRIYEINLCSDNACQSKINLFTNQQGVEIDLKRLENVMQYLNTGDIPQGTYNRLEVILDKNLSVDNNPAQFNSISQTNKPNTVYCHADNKCHIRFNGIVQPFSVGKFAVDFDLKQFQINQNTSPWTVTDLLMKPLTPAEVGNRGFVLFLTVNSMGNDSFTGSWMSRTYTVSLNQSTTCSINHTFYSGQQCLQHLQRDMCYMVRVRQDPSAYTSLIASDISSAPQRLCVR; encoded by the coding sequence ATGAAAGGTTTGTGGCTGAAAGCTTTTGTTTCCTTTGCTTCGTACAGTCTTATATCCTCATGTGGTGGGGGTGGGGGAGGTTCGCCCACCATTAGAGCTGACCTCTACATTACAGACGCTCAGGAGAATACCTATCAATCGGTGATTGTCAGGATTTATGAAATCAACCTCTGCTCAGACAACGCATGCCAGAGCAAGATAAACCTGTTTACAAACCAGCAAGGCGTGGAAATTGACCTGAAGAGGCTTGAGAACGTCATGCAATACCTGAACACAGGGGATATACCACAGGGCACATACAACAGGCTTGAAGTGATACTTGACAAGAATCTCAGTGTAGATAATAACCCTGCACAGTTTAATTCAATAAGCCAGACAAATAAACCTAACACCGTTTACTGCCACGCTGATAATAAATGCCACATAAGGTTTAACGGCATAGTTCAGCCTTTTTCAGTGGGAAAGTTTGCTGTGGATTTTGACCTCAAACAATTTCAGATAAATCAGAATACAAGTCCATGGACTGTTACTGACCTTCTTATGAAACCCCTCACTCCTGCGGAGGTGGGTAATAGGGGTTTTGTTCTTTTTCTGACGGTCAATAGCATGGGAAATGACAGTTTTACAGGTTCCTGGATGAGTCGCACTTATACAGTTAGCTTAAATCAGAGCACTACCTGCAGTATAAACCATACCTTTTACTCCGGACAGCAGTGTTTGCAGCACCTACAGAGAGACATGTGTTATATGGTCAGGGTGCGTCAGGATCCTTCAGCTTACACCTCCCTGATAGCTTCTGATATTTCATCCGCACCTCAAAGACTCTGTGTAAGATGA
- a CDS encoding CoA-binding protein → MEKNWNVGTVYLNDKTRIIVMGITGREASQVVAESEALYPGFVVAGVTPGKGGSEVAGKPVYNTVREALHRHPEINTGIVYVPPASVKDAVIELVDAGIRVIFIITEHVPIRDTVYFYHYAKERGTIIVGPTSLGCMIPWVPARIGAIGGKNPSIAYEKGGLVILSKSGGLTTTTAEMFKRRGWGVYMALALGGDVISCTTFADALENIADDPNVKGVIIQGEVGGSYEEQAAETILRLWKEGRWNKPVAAFVAGRFQEKLEGVSFGHAGAIVERGKGKATDKIRAFNEVGKITGLVKVAEFYHDLVHCIEELGVPRDFEDTTPEGRVKPLYSTIDEETCQFRG, encoded by the coding sequence ATGGAAAAAAACTGGAATGTGGGCACTGTTTACCTCAACGACAAAACGAGAATAATAGTAATGGGTATAACCGGAAGAGAAGCTTCTCAGGTGGTGGCGGAGTCTGAAGCCCTCTACCCGGGCTTTGTGGTGGCGGGCGTCACTCCCGGTAAGGGTGGCTCTGAGGTGGCGGGCAAGCCCGTATACAACACAGTAAGAGAGGCTCTGCATAGGCATCCGGAGATAAACACAGGCATAGTATACGTGCCGCCAGCTTCTGTCAAGGACGCAGTAATAGAGCTGGTTGATGCGGGCATAAGGGTCATATTCATAATTACCGAGCACGTGCCCATAAGGGATACGGTGTATTTCTACCACTACGCTAAGGAGAGGGGAACAATCATAGTGGGTCCCACATCCCTTGGTTGTATGATCCCTTGGGTTCCTGCAAGAATCGGAGCCATAGGTGGCAAAAACCCTTCCATAGCCTATGAGAAGGGTGGTCTTGTGATACTCTCAAAATCCGGAGGTCTGACCACAACCACTGCCGAGATGTTCAAGCGCAGGGGATGGGGAGTTTACATGGCTCTTGCTCTGGGTGGAGATGTCATATCCTGCACCACCTTTGCGGACGCCCTTGAGAACATAGCGGATGACCCCAACGTTAAAGGTGTAATAATTCAGGGTGAGGTGGGAGGTTCCTACGAGGAGCAGGCGGCAGAGACCATACTGAGGCTCTGGAAAGAGGGCAGGTGGAACAAGCCCGTCGCAGCCTTTGTGGCAGGGAGGTTTCAGGAAAAGCTGGAAGGTGTTTCCTTTGGACACGCAGGTGCCATAGTGGAAAGGGGCAAGGGCAAGGCTACTGATAAGATAAGGGCTTTCAACGAGGTGGGCAAGATAACAGGGCTTGTAAAGGTGGCGGAGTTCTACCACGACCTTGTGCACTGCATAGAGGAGCTGGGGGTTCCCAGAGACTTTGAGGACACAACGCCAGAGGGAAGGGTAAAGCCACTGTATTCTACCATTGATGAGGAAACATGTCAGTTTAGAGGGTGA
- a CDS encoding lytic transglycosylase domain-containing protein, with protein MLLLVFLLLLSSSSFAFFHCFFDAGKRYGLDPVLLISIASAESNFNPRAINVNTNGTRDYGIMQINSFWLERYRIPREWIFEPCYNIHFGAMVLRRCMDIHSNISLAVDCYNKGSKAKGHGAYVERVFRNYKKYYTMLK; from the coding sequence ATGCTACTTCTGGTCTTTCTGCTTCTGTTGTCCTCCAGCTCCTTTGCCTTCTTCCACTGCTTTTTTGATGCGGGCAAAAGGTATGGCCTTGACCCCGTGCTTCTTATATCTATAGCCAGTGCGGAGAGCAACTTCAATCCGAGGGCTATAAATGTAAACACAAACGGGACGAGAGATTACGGCATCATGCAGATAAACTCCTTCTGGCTTGAGAGATACAGGATACCCAGAGAGTGGATTTTTGAACCCTGCTACAACATTCACTTCGGTGCCATGGTGCTAAGAAGGTGTATGGATATCCATTCCAACATCTCCCTAGCAGTGGACTGCTACAACAAGGGAAGCAAGGCGAAGGGGCACGGTGCCTATGTGGAGAGGGTTTTCAGGAATTACAAAAAATACTACACTATGTTAAAATAG
- the argF gene encoding ornithine carbamoyltransferase: protein MKRNFVDLWEISPEEGWSILQDALNIKRGFDREKYLQGRNIALYFTKPSTRTRVSFEVAIAQLGGNSIFLHEESLQVSRGEDLRDTARTLSRYLDGVVIRTDSHKKLEEFARHSEVPVINALTDMAHPCQILSDIFTLYETFGEDMQSIKIAYVGDGNNVCNTWLVGAGLFGLKLFVATPEGYEPSSLYYQAGEDLCRITGGSIYLTTNPMEAVKDAHVVYTDVWVSMNQDRKEEKLQALRPYQVNAQLLSYARPDVKVMHCLPARKGEEITEELFEAYADFIFTQAENRLHTQKALLKFLFTPQ from the coding sequence ATGAAAAGGAACTTTGTGGACCTCTGGGAGATAAGTCCTGAGGAAGGGTGGAGCATACTTCAGGATGCTCTTAACATAAAGAGGGGGTTTGACAGAGAAAAATATCTCCAGGGAAGGAACATAGCCCTCTACTTTACTAAGCCCTCTACAAGGACCAGGGTCTCCTTTGAAGTAGCCATAGCACAGCTTGGTGGAAACTCCATATTCCTCCATGAGGAGAGCCTTCAGGTTTCAAGGGGTGAGGACCTGAGGGATACTGCAAGAACCCTTTCAAGGTATCTGGATGGAGTTGTGATAAGGACTGACTCTCACAAAAAGCTGGAGGAGTTTGCCAGACATTCAGAGGTGCCCGTCATAAATGCCCTCACAGACATGGCACATCCCTGCCAGATACTGAGTGATATATTTACCCTTTATGAGACCTTTGGGGAAGACATGCAGAGTATAAAGATAGCCTACGTGGGAGATGGAAACAACGTATGCAACACATGGCTGGTGGGTGCAGGACTTTTTGGTCTGAAACTCTTCGTGGCAACGCCTGAGGGTTATGAGCCCAGCAGTCTATACTATCAGGCTGGTGAAGACCTCTGCAGGATAACAGGGGGAAGCATATACCTGACAACCAATCCTATGGAAGCAGTGAAGGATGCCCATGTGGTCTACACAGACGTGTGGGTGAGTATGAACCAGGACAGAAAGGAGGAAAAGCTCCAGGCTCTAAGACCTTATCAGGTAAACGCCCAGCTCCTCTCCTACGCAAGACCCGATGTGAAAGTAATGCACTGTCTGCCCGCAAGAAAGGGAGAGGAGATTACAGAAGAGCTCTTTGAGGCTTATGCTGACTTTATCTTCACACAGGCAGAAAACAGATTACACACTCAGAAGGCGCTTCTGAAGTTTCTCTTCACTCCACAGTGA
- the glmS gene encoding glutamine--fructose-6-phosphate transaminase (isomerizing) gives MCGIVGYTGSNPALLVLLQGLERLEYRGYDSAGIALIENGGLYVEKKVGKIRELVRSLWGKELKATAGIGHTRWATHGEVCELNAHPHVDSKGEFAVVHNGIVENYRELREELQRQGVDYKSQTDTEAIVHLISLNYEGDLLRAVLKAIKRLKGAYAFAVISTREPGRIVAVRYGSPLVVGIGKGENFIASDIPALLPFTRDVIPLNDGEVVDLRPDGFFIYDFEGNLLTKEIMHVPWDVLSAEKGGFKHFMLKEIFEQPRTLGDTIRGYISRSYELPINLRDYRRVLVVACGTSYHAGLVGKYWIEKYAGVPVELVYASELRYSDSPVGEGDLLIAISQSGETADTRFSSLAMKEKGATLLSIVNVIGSALDRESDYSLYTHAGPEIGVAATKTFTAQLAVLYALAVSHSEKREKLMENLLKVPHLVEEILSDSEKVRETALKYADYKNAIYLGRYLSYPIALEGALKLKEISYIHAEGYPAGEMKHGPIALIDERMPVVAIAPRDRVYEKTISNIEEVLARKGRVIGVGFGGDTKLKELCESLLEVPAVEGDFTPFLTVIPLQLFAYYIADYLGLDVDQPRNLAKTVTVE, from the coding sequence ATGTGTGGGATAGTGGGCTACACAGGTTCAAACCCGGCGCTTCTCGTGCTTCTGCAGGGACTTGAAAGGCTTGAATACAGAGGCTACGACTCTGCTGGCATTGCCCTGATAGAGAACGGCGGGCTCTACGTGGAGAAGAAGGTGGGTAAGATAAGAGAGCTTGTCAGAAGCCTGTGGGGAAAAGAGCTAAAAGCCACTGCGGGCATAGGTCATACTCGTTGGGCAACTCACGGGGAGGTGTGCGAGCTCAACGCCCATCCCCACGTGGACAGCAAGGGTGAGTTTGCGGTAGTTCATAACGGTATAGTGGAAAACTACAGAGAGCTCAGGGAAGAGCTCCAGAGGCAAGGCGTAGATTACAAATCCCAGACGGACACAGAAGCCATAGTTCATCTTATCTCTCTGAATTATGAGGGCGACCTGCTCAGGGCTGTCCTGAAAGCTATAAAAAGGCTGAAGGGGGCTTACGCCTTTGCGGTAATAAGCACGAGAGAACCCGGCAGGATAGTGGCGGTAAGATACGGAAGCCCGCTAGTGGTGGGAATAGGTAAAGGAGAAAACTTCATAGCCTCAGACATTCCAGCGCTTTTGCCCTTCACAAGAGATGTGATACCCCTTAACGACGGTGAGGTGGTGGACCTAAGACCGGATGGCTTTTTCATATACGACTTTGAGGGCAACCTCCTGACAAAGGAGATAATGCACGTTCCTTGGGATGTGCTGTCTGCGGAGAAGGGGGGCTTCAAGCACTTTATGCTAAAGGAGATATTTGAACAGCCCAGAACCCTGGGAGACACCATAAGGGGCTACATATCAAGAAGCTACGAACTGCCCATAAACCTCAGAGACTACAGGAGAGTTCTGGTGGTTGCCTGCGGAACCTCTTACCACGCCGGACTTGTAGGCAAATACTGGATTGAGAAATACGCAGGAGTGCCCGTTGAGCTGGTGTATGCCTCAGAGCTGAGATACTCAGACAGCCCTGTGGGAGAGGGAGACCTTCTTATTGCCATCTCCCAGTCGGGAGAGACCGCAGACACCCGCTTTTCTTCCCTTGCCATGAAGGAAAAGGGTGCAACCCTTCTCTCTATAGTAAACGTGATAGGCAGTGCCCTTGATAGGGAGTCTGACTATAGCCTGTATACTCACGCAGGACCGGAGATAGGGGTTGCAGCAACAAAAACCTTTACCGCGCAGCTCGCCGTCCTGTATGCACTTGCGGTCAGCCATTCAGAAAAGAGAGAGAAGCTCATGGAAAACCTCCTCAAAGTGCCCCACCTTGTGGAGGAGATACTTTCAGACTCAGAAAAGGTCAGAGAAACAGCCCTCAAGTATGCGGACTACAAGAATGCCATATACCTGGGCAGGTATCTCAGCTATCCCATCGCCCTTGAAGGAGCTCTCAAGCTCAAGGAGATATCCTACATACATGCGGAAGGCTACCCAGCAGGAGAGATGAAGCACGGACCCATAGCACTCATAGACGAACGCATGCCTGTGGTTGCCATAGCTCCAAGAGACAGGGTATACGAGAAGACCATCTCCAACATAGAGGAGGTTCTGGCAAGAAAGGGCAGAGTCATAGGGGTAGGCTTTGGGGGAGATACAAAGCTAAAAGAGCTCTGCGAGAGCCTGCTGGAGGTGCCGGCAGTGGAAGGGGACTTTACACCCTTCCTCACCGTAATTCCCCTTCAGCTTTTTGCCTACTACATAGCAGACTATCTTGGGCTTGATGTGGATCAGCCCAGAAACCTTGCAAAGACGGTCACTGTGGAGTGA
- a CDS encoding TrpB-like pyridoxal phosphate-dependent enzyme: MKYLLSESQIPRKWFNIVPYLPRPLDPPIDPQTGQPVSPDKLLAIFPEPIVEQEVSDREWIDIPEEVLRIYSLWRPTPLHRAKNLEEYLGTPAKIFYKNESVSPPGSHKPNTAVAQAYYNKISGVKRLTTETGAGQWGSSLSFATQFFGLECEVFMVRVSYNQKPFRRILMETWGGKVVPSPSPLTQAGRKFYDENPEHPGSLGIAISEAIERALSTPNTKYSLGSVLNHVLLHQTIIGLEAKMQMEMAGHHPDYVIGCIGGGSNFAGLAFPFLKDKITGERPNLEVIAVEPKACPTLTEGEYRYDYGDTVGLTPLIKMYTLGHDFVPPPIHAGGLRYHGDAPLVCLLYKEGFISASAYKQREVFEAALTFARTEGIVPAPESSHAIKKAIDIALECKRTGEEKVILFNLSGHGYFDLNAYDMFLRGELADT; encoded by the coding sequence ATGAAGTATCTTCTCTCGGAGAGCCAGATTCCCAGAAAGTGGTTCAACATAGTGCCCTACCTTCCAAGGCCCCTTGACCCACCCATTGACCCCCAGACAGGTCAACCTGTAAGTCCCGACAAACTCCTTGCCATATTCCCCGAGCCTATAGTAGAGCAAGAGGTGTCAGACAGAGAGTGGATAGACATACCGGAGGAAGTTCTCAGAATATACAGCCTATGGAGACCTACACCCCTTCACAGGGCAAAAAACCTTGAGGAATACCTTGGAACGCCTGCAAAGATATTCTACAAGAACGAGAGCGTCTCACCGCCGGGAAGCCACAAGCCCAACACGGCAGTGGCACAGGCCTATTACAATAAGATATCGGGCGTAAAAAGGCTAACCACGGAGACGGGTGCAGGTCAGTGGGGAAGTTCCCTTTCCTTTGCAACCCAGTTCTTTGGGCTTGAGTGTGAGGTCTTTATGGTAAGGGTGAGCTACAACCAGAAACCCTTCAGAAGAATACTTATGGAGACCTGGGGTGGAAAGGTTGTTCCCTCACCAAGTCCCCTCACTCAGGCGGGAAGGAAGTTCTACGATGAAAACCCCGAGCATCCCGGAAGCCTTGGTATAGCCATAAGCGAGGCCATTGAAAGGGCCCTTTCCACGCCAAACACCAAATACTCCCTTGGAAGCGTTCTCAATCATGTGCTATTACATCAGACCATAATAGGCCTTGAGGCAAAGATGCAGATGGAGATGGCTGGCCACCACCCAGACTATGTGATAGGTTGTATAGGAGGTGGTAGCAACTTTGCGGGCCTTGCCTTTCCCTTTTTAAAGGATAAGATAACTGGAGAAAGGCCAAACCTTGAGGTTATCGCTGTGGAGCCAAAGGCATGCCCAACCTTAACAGAGGGTGAATATAGGTATGATTACGGAGACACGGTTGGGCTTACGCCCTTGATAAAGATGTACACCCTTGGTCATGATTTTGTTCCACCACCCATACATGCGGGCGGGCTAAGATACCACGGCGATGCACCACTTGTGTGCCTCTTATACAAGGAAGGCTTCATATCTGCATCAGCCTACAAACAGAGGGAGGTTTTTGAAGCCGCTTTGACCTTTGCAAGAACTGAGGGCATAGTGCCAGCCCCAGAGTCATCCCACGCCATAAAGAAGGCCATAGACATAGCCCTTGAATGCAAGAGAACGGGAGAGGAAAAGGTTATTCTCTTTAACCTTTCTGGACATGGCTACTTTGACCTTAACGCTTACGATATGTTTTTAAGAGGTGAGCTTGCAGATACATAA
- a CDS encoding TetR/AcrR family transcriptional regulator: MRRKGTKEKILDASLKLFSEKGIRETTIKDIAREVGITEGAIYRHFKSKDEIVLGLFGLYSEEFYNRLLSAVRSPISYREKFYFTVHTFLSFCFENPSAFKYLDLFHYLRAEDVKEFSPLPKDAVLELIEEGIREGMVKIKKEYALAVFVGTLERVFLLVEAGLLERKEGLEEEIAGVIWKALA, from the coding sequence ATGCGTAGAAAGGGGACAAAGGAAAAAATTCTTGACGCCTCTCTCAAGCTCTTCTCAGAGAAGGGTATAAGGGAGACCACCATAAAGGACATAGCAAGAGAGGTGGGTATAACAGAGGGCGCCATATACAGGCACTTTAAAAGCAAGGATGAGATAGTTCTTGGCCTTTTTGGGCTTTATTCTGAGGAGTTTTACAACAGACTTCTTTCTGCAGTTCGGTCTCCTATAAGCTACAGAGAAAAGTTCTACTTTACTGTTCATACCTTTTTGAGCTTCTGCTTTGAAAATCCCTCAGCCTTTAAATACCTTGATCTCTTTCACTATCTAAGGGCTGAGGATGTTAAAGAGTTCAGCCCCCTCCCAAAGGATGCAGTCCTTGAGCTAATAGAAGAAGGCATCAGGGAAGGCATGGTAAAGATAAAGAAAGAGTATGCACTGGCAGTCTTTGTGGGAACGCTGGAAAGGGTCTTTCTGCTGGTAGAGGCAGGGCTTTTAGAGAGAAAGGAGGGTCTTGAAGAGGAGATAGCAGGAGTGATATGGAAAGCTCTTGCTTAA